agaagTGGCACCGCGCTCACCTGCAGGCACAGGTagggcagagcagggagagagggcgGCCTGCCCAGGGCCCATTCCCCTCTATTTGGATGGGACAGATATTTAGATTCTCACTAAACTGAGCACTGAAACTATTTCAGGAACTCCCTCCTCTTCACATCTCACTACTCTGTCCACGAAAACGTCaaccaagaacacaaaaatcttaCATTCAGTCAAGGAATGAAATACTTACGTGCTTGGGGACAAACTGGAACTGAATGGCAGCAGATCTGATGGAGGACACAGGACCCAGCTCAGGGAAGCAGCCTGTCACCGCAGTTCACCAGGAACCCCAGCTTGGTGGAGGAGCACACTCCCAAGCTGGGGACCACTCTTAGGGCATGCAGCCCAGGTGGCTCCTCCTAGGCAAGGAGGGGACCTCAGCAGCTGGGCGTTGGTTCTGGAAGGTCACTTGCTCTCCTCTCCCCAgattggagggttccctcctgcAGGACCTCAGTTCTCACTAGCACCCAGCACCCCGCAGCAGGCACAGGAAGGTCCTCGCCTGTGAGGCCACGCTGAGCAGCCGAGGCCGGGGACCCACGACCAGCCCACCCATCGGGACCAGGAGACAAGCACCAGGGCCACCGCAGCCGGACCGGCCACGCTTCCCAGCTCACTCGCCGGGTCCCCAGTCCCCACGGCAGGTGTTGACCGGGTCCCCCCAGCCCCGGCCGCACACGCACCTTGCTTCCTCCGGGGTGACCCGCCGTCCTCCTGAGGGACCTCCGGGGCTCGCGGGGCCCACAGGCTGGGCAAAGTCAGCGGAGACAACCGAGCACAGGACGCCTGGCCCGGAGGAAGGAGCTGAGCGCTGAGCAAGGAAAGCGCGCGAGACCGCGGAagcccgccccgcccctccgTCCGCGCGCCTGATTGGACAGCTCCGCCCCAGCGCCTTGACGGACGCCTCCAGGCACCGCCCCAGCCCCGAGTGACAGCTAATGCCACCCAATCCCTGGCTGAAGTCGGCAGAGTGACAGGCGCTTGCCCCGCTCTCTGCTGCAGGGCTCCCTGCCCACTGGGACCTGACCCTGGCGGGAAGGGTTTGTATTTCTCCTGGTGTAGAAGGCGGTGTCTGAATGGGAGCCGCAGAGGCCAGCGCTGTGCAGAAAGGAACGTGCGGTCAGATCGGAAGCAACAtgagaatacattaaaatttcagattGCATGACCTGCTGACCTGTGTTCTTTTGACTGGAGGGCCTGAGTTTTGAAAAGGCCATGTTCAATCCCAATGAAATGTACTtcttttaaatagctttaaattttctaaaagttaCATAACAGCCTTTAAAGAACTGGTAAAATACCtcaggtatagctcagtggtagagtgtgtatCTACCAAaagtaaggccctgagttccatccccagcaaaaaCCAATGATtcaaaaaaccagaaagaaactCAGGTGAAATTGGATGTGATTCCCTTAATGCAATGTATGCAAACTACCATTGCATTACTATGCAATCAGCACAACCAGTATGAATTAAGTACTCGTCCTTATGGTACTACTTCTTCAAAATTTTACTGTATTACAATCTTTAGGCAGACCAGTGCTGACCATCCACACTCCATGTCCTCAGGAGCCCAACCTACTTTTTCTGGCTGTCACAGGACAGGTGCATGTCTGGGGTTTGTGAACCCCCTGACAACTGTGAGCAGAAAAAGACTGAAACACCCACTTGTTTCATGCTCCAATAAAGGTGCTTCACTTCTAGATGGAGAATAAGTCTAAGTACTTTTCCCTCTATCCTCAGTCCCCACCGCCACTCATCTGgctgaaaataaagttattttcatttaaaggCCCATATTCGGTCAGAGCGAAGGAACACAAAAGAAACTGGCACCTGACCCACCACCATAATGGTCAGCTGACCCCAATACAGTAAACACCTGGGAAATTCCCTACTCACATTGCTAAGCCACTCTAATGGATTTAATGGACCCCAAAATAAAGCGTGCCAGAAATTACCCTCCAGTCCCACCCTAGATGAAGCCTATATAAGCAAGACACTGCCTTTTCATTCCCTGAAAAGTAGCCACAACAGAGATTCAACCTATGGATTCCACCACTGTCTACTGAATAAACAAAAGCTTGCTGATCAGAGGTCTGCTCATACTGCCTGCCTTCATCATGTGTGCATCATTTGTGCTATTATCTTCCCTGCCAGTAGTTCTCCTGCTCTCCAAGGAACACAGAATCAGAGCCCCAGGAGAGAACTGGAGCTGCATGCAAAATATCTCCACAGGTTGACCACAGCTTCCCAGCTGCTCCTTGGTGGTGGCCCAACCCCTCccagaggtcacacagcaaaaATGGAGAGGGGAACCTCAAGTCTTCAGCTGTGTCTCCCGTTGACCTGTGTGGGTCAGATGTGCAGGGAGTAGATTAAAAGAATACTTTCTCTGTTGTTTGATCTTGACTCTAATCTTCAGGCGGTGGCTGATTCCTCTTCCCATGTGTGCAGTACACGAGACTATCAATCACATGTATAGATCTTCTCATGCATGTCTCTATGACTCAACACCTTCTAATAGGACATGCATCCTTAAACAGGGGAAGATGAAATCAGTGCCTTTGGGCTTCCTGTTGTTGACCAGGTAACTCCTAGAGACCATGTTGAATCTTGGCCTCCCATCTGCACTGGGTCCATGTGTCAGGTAGCTATGACTGCAGAACAAATCACTCCACAACTTACCAGTTCATGTTTGGGCTGGTCAGCAATCTGGGCATAGTGGGGTCCACTCAGGCAAGTGTCCTACATGTAGACCAGGCAGCtctgcttttgggggacaactggCTATAGATTGGGGCACCTGGGTTCTCCTCCCCATGGTATCTCCTACTCCATCAGCAAACATAGTCTTGCCTCTCATGGAGATGGAGGTTCTGGTAAGACGACAAGAAGCACTCAAGACCTTTTGATCCAAGATGCAGAAGGAGGCTGTCACATTCATTGTGTTCTCTTGGATGCagtaaagaaggaaaatgaatctTAACAGCATTGAATATTGTTCTACTTGAATATTAGCTACCTTTCCATTTACTTACATCTTCTTGGATACTTTCAGCTTTCTGTAGTACCTCTCTGGTAGACAGGACTTAAATTTCTGTTGTAAAATtcatttctatatattctttccttcactttggaatagaatttctttcattttcattttgagattgtTCGTTTTCAGTGTGAAAatcttttgtttctctgtgtatTTGTCTTGTCATCTGCACTTTGCTGAGCTAAATGTGTCTAGTGTTGTGTGTGCTTATGTGGGTGTGAACTCCTTAGAAATTTTTACACATGCTTCCAATACAATCTCTTTAGTTTCTCTTTGTTGTTCAATATGCAAACATCCACTTAGATACTGATTACAAATAGTAAACTCAGACACCCTGGTCTTATCATTCCCTGAGATATAAAGCACCCAGGTTTTACCTTCCATCATGCTGTCATCTGAAGTTTTCCATAGATGCCTTTCAGCATGTCTTAGAAGCCCTCCTGTAATTCAGGGGTGCTAAAGGTTTTATCATGGAGGAGTATTGGATTTAGCTAAACTTAATCTTGTCAAATTTGCTTTCATACTTTATGGCCTTATGATATGTGTTATATTGCTTTTGTTCTCTAAATCACATTTGTGCTCATGAGACAATTTGCTTGGTTTCCAGTAATTGTTATACCTTGATACATTCAACCTGTCTTTGTGTTTGAAGGTACGTGTCTACACTTATAAGAGATAAAGGCTGATGGTTTTCTTTAAGAGAGGTTATTGCCTGTTATCCGGGTAACAGTTTATGCATATGATACATAGGTaagttttctcttccttttaaaagatAACCTTTATTGAGTGTCACATTGTTGTTTGGGATTTACAATATCATGAAACACAATGCCATCACATTATAATATTGCTAACTCAATCTTATTAAACATGCATTACTTCACATGCTTATTTCTGTTAAACATGCATTACTTCACATGCTTATTTCTGTGGTGAGAACACTAAAGTCTTCTCTCTGGgtgattttcaataaaaattgcaTCCTTATCACCTGCCATCACCACATTTTACAAAGGATCTTTTACATTTCCCCCAACTAAATGAAATTTTGTGCACTTTGAACAACATCTCCCTAAACTCCACCGTACAACCGGATAATCAGTATTTTACCATCTGCTGTGTTTTGGAGTTCACCTTGAAGCACTTGTACTAATTTTGTTCCAACTATGGTAAAAttcactgggggctggggatttatgagaacattttaaatgaacGTCTTTGTGACAGTTCCTTGCACACGGTCTGTTTCTTTGCATATAGACTTGTTAATATATTCTACATTCCCTTGTGTCTACTTTCATCCCTTGCCTATCTGGTGATGTATTTATGAGCTGTATTCCACTTTTCTAGACCTCTGTGGCAGTAGAGAAAGGACAATGAGGTTGAAAGAGAGTTTGGGCAGCCCATGCCTGATGTCTCAGTGTCTTCTGTGGTGGGATGGAGAAGATCATCTCCTGTACttgatactcatttttattgtgtGAGTTAAATGAGGTGTAGAATACAAATTAGGGTTTTGAGTGTCAATTCTTGCTGGTCAGGAATGCTGAGCACCTGTTAGtcattttatctcttcttctAGAAACATCTGTTCAGGTCCTGGCCCATGTCAAATCAGgttaatagatatttttcttttttctattgacTTGCATGAGTTCCATGTACACATAGAAACAATACTATAATGAGATATgtggttaataaatatttgtttttatttcaccaGCTtattcctttgttgtgcagaataATGTACTcactcatttgtttttattccctttttcctGGTGTCCTTTCCAAACAAATAATTGTTGAGACCTACACCAAAAGCTATTCTATTATACTTTTTCCTAGTTTCATGTTAAATCACAGGAATAGTACCTTAACACTTTTAAGATggtcttctttgaaaaaatttctaTTCAGGTTTTGGCCCATGTCAAATCAGGTTATTAGATTCTCTCAAATCAAGTCAAACAAGTTCCATGTAtacatattttctcaaaatttatgTGAAATCTTTATTTCacccatttatatttttgttatatggaatcatttcattaaatatattcatttatttttcattgtattccTTGTGTTCTTCGTGTCCTGTCCAGAGAAACTATGAGTAAGACAAATGCCAAGAgcttttcaactttgtttttctctaggagttttatttttatgttgtcgCAGTCACCTCACACCCCTTAAGATGGTCATTATGAAAAAGTGGTGCCAAAAATTGGCCagaatatggagaaaagagaacatgTTTGAAATGGTGGTGGAGATATCaattgagacagacatcatgggAAAGACTGTGCAGGTTCctcaaaggaaatgaagataGAGGTAATTATGACTCCACAGCCCGTCCTCCAGGTAtacacagaaaggaaatgaaatcagcccTTGTCAGCATATCTGCATTCCAAGATTCACTTCCGCTTCACCAGCAGCCGCCAATATGTAGAAATAAGCTAAACGTACAATCAGGAAGATGGGATTAACAAAACTGAGTAGGCCTGTCTGTgaattttctttagcttttgagAAGAACATGATGTCATTTGGGATGATGCGGATGAAATGTTAATACCtatgtgctaagtgaaataagccagtccaagAAAAGCATTGCATAAACTCTCTTATGCATGCAGTCTAAATTAGAAATGCAAACTTGTTTTCTGATGCTACACTTTGATTCTCTTCTGTCTGTTCTCCTAGTGAGTTTTCTGTATTCAGAATGAtagttctcattcttctgttacCAATGTAGGAAAGAAGTATTTCAGTAGGACTGGTTTAGTGGTGCTCGATTCCCTCAGCTTCTGCACGTCTGGGAGATGGCTGATCACCCTTGCTCTTTATTCAGGTGTTTGTTTCGGTGGTactgggttgaacccagggtttctaTCACTGAGTAGCCTCACTGACCTTGTTGTTTTGCTCTGCGGGCATCACTAAGTTCTTGAGACTAGCATGAAACCAGTGATCGTCCTGCATCGGTCTCCCCAGTGGGTAAGGTCACAGTTGTAGGCCACCATGGCTTTGGAGAGATAACTTTACAGTGTACAGTATTCTTGGTTgccagttattttctttcactatttTCCATAGATCATCACCTTCTCTCCCGGCTTGTAAGGTTCCTGTGGGGAAATCTGCTCTAAGTCTAATGGCAATTCTGTTATAAGTCATTACACATTTGTCTCTTGCTCTTTTAGAATTATTATTCTTGTACTTCTTGCATTTTGCTGTAATGTGCCTGCATAAAGGTCTGTTTTGGTGCTTTTTCCATCTCGATACTCTTACCTCTTTGGAAACTTGGGTTGTTTTTGGCTATTATTTCATAAGGTATATTTTCAATGATACTCCCTTTTCCTTCAACTTCTGGGATTTTGAGAATGTGAACATTGGTTCACATATTATTATCCACAAGCCTACtagactttcatttattttaattgcttgttTGGTTGGTTATTTGGTCTGACTgggtaaattaaaaagacatcTCTTTAAGTTCAGAAGTTCTTTCATCTGCTCGTTAAATCTTTGGTGCAAACGttctattaatttgtttttaatggttCACAGTTGCAAATTTCTCATTGCTgcttttttgatatattttttcattgttgatagactttgattttattcatttatttctatgtagtgctaagaattgaaccaaGTTTcttacacatgctgggcaagaaaaacagagccacaatcccagcccctgataGGTTCTGTTTTGTGACTTCTATGTCTTTGGGGAATTTTCCATTCATAGCCCGAATTTCTTTTACCCATTACTTCTTATCATTCGTGTATATTTGCTGACATCTTACTGATGATCAATCACCATTGTAAATTCTTTCTCGGGTTTTTCACAGCTGTCCCTCAAGTGCAGATCTATTCCTGGGGAGGCATTTTCCTCATTGAAGGTGCCATGTTTCCACTCTTGATTCTGTGTCCAGTCACTGATATCTGCACCTCTGGTAAATTGCATGGAGTGGATTTTGTAGGAAGGATTTTTTATGTAGATGAACTATAGGATGTTAGTTGTACAGGTGCTTTGAATTTGGCTACAGGGAGCTAAAAAATAGTCTGggtgattcattttttattcaaagtCCACATTGTGTGAGTGCCTTGATATTCTGACTACAGTTTGTAAAGGTAGTTACCCAACTTTTCAGTGAATGTAAGCATACAAAGTTGCGTGTCCTCTGGCTCCAGGGCCAGTCCCTGATGGCACGGAAGCTTTTGGTGGCAACTGCCACCATCTTGGAAACATCCCAAGACAAGAGCCCACGCAGGACTAGGGTTTTTGGCACCAGCACCTCAGGTCTGAAGTCTGTGGGCTGTGGAGACCATGGCTGTGCTTCTGATGATTGTGCAAGTTGTGTTTGGAAGGTTGGCACTGGAATCCGTGCCCCTGGAGGTGGGAGGTGTGTACAGGGGCAGCTCCATAGGTCCCATGGATTTTGAATAGGTGGTACAGAGGCTGGTGGATTGAGATCCGCAATCCTGAACATGCAGAATGTGGCTGAAAAAGCCTTCAGTTCATGTGAGTCCCACTCAGGTCAGAAACCATCCTTTGGCATTGGTAGTTACAATCCTAGGGTTACATGACAGAGTCAAGCTGGAGTGATGTCAAGGCTAGTTTCAGGAAGAGCACCAGCAGCCCCAAGGTCATTGGCTGGGTCTGTAACACAAAGGCTTTACCATATTGTTTACATTTATCAGAagtctctccagtatgagttcatTCTTGTACATGAACAGAAGCAGAACTAGTGAAGGCTTTACCACACCATGTGCATACACAGCATTCTTCTCCAGTATAAACATTTGTGTGTACACAAAGTCCACAGGAACAAgtctttcccacattgtttacaatCACAAGGTTTTTCCCCAGTATgagttttttcatgtatttgaaaataagccaaatttGTGAAGGATTTACAATATTTACCCTCATAGGGCCTTTCTCCACGCTGATATTGTGCatgtatttgaagaaaaagaaaaaaaaataatgttttaccacAGTTATTTATATTCGTAAGGTTTCTATGCAGTGTGAATCTGTTCGTGCACATGCAGATAAGGAGGACCACTAAAAATTTTACCACATGGTTGACATACAAAGGGATTATCCCCAGTATGAGATTTTTCATGGGAGTGAAGGTTACTGGATGAagcaaaggctttcccacattgtttacattcatagggcttctctccagtatgagttttTTCATGGGGGTGAAGGTTACCGGATGAagcaaaggctttcccacattgtttacattcatagggtttctctccagtgtgagttctttcATGGATTTTAAGGCAACCAGAActactgaaggctttcccacattgtctGCATTCATacggcttctctccagtatgagttctaTCATGTATTTTAAGACAAGTAGAActactgaaggctttcccacattgtttgcattcatagggtttctctccagtatgagttctaTCATGTATTTTAAGGCAAGTAGAACtactgaaggcttttccacattgtttacattcatagggtttctctccagtatgagttctttCATGTATTCTAAGGCAAGTAGAActactgaaggctttcccacagtgtttacattcatagggtttctctccagtatgagttcgtttATGTATTTGAAGGTAAGAGGACatagtgaaggctttcccacattgtttacattgatagggcttctctcctgtatgagttcgtTCATGTATTCGAAGGTAAGAGAAACTACCAAGAGATTTTCCACATTGTTtgcattcatagggcttctttcCTGTATGAGTTCGTTCATGTGTGTGAAGCTGACTGGACTGAGTGAAGGCTTTGCCACACTGTTTACagtcatagggtttctctccagtatgagttcgctCATGTATttgaagggaagaggaagtagtgaaggcttttccacattgtttacattcatagggcttctctcccgTATGAGTTCGTTTATGTATTTGAAGGTAAGAGGAAGtactgaaggcttttccacattgtttgcATTCATAGGGCTTGTCTCCTGTATGAGTTCGTTCATGTATttgaagggaagaggaagtagtgaaggcttttccacattgtttacatcTATGAGGTTTCTCCACATTATGAGTTTGCTCATGTACTTTAAGGTCAGCCAAACTAATAAAACCTTCCCAACAATGCTTACATCTGCAAGCTGTCTCTCCAGAATGAGAAACATGAATGTAATGGAAGTCATTTGAACTAGTAAAGGACTTCCCACCTTGCTTACATCCATATAACTTCTCTCTAGTATAAGAGTcttgatatttttcaaaacaccTGGAAGAACTGAACTCTTCTCCACATGTCAAACATCCATATGATCCATTTACGGTGTACACTGACACTTTTCTTTGAACATTTGAGAGAGACATGAAGGATTTTCTGTTCCGTTTAAATTCATATGGCTTACCTCCACACTCCTCATTCTCAAGTGGTTTGTTTGCAGAGTGAGATATGATGGGCCTGTTAAGTAAAGAAAGATATATGAAGATTGCTGCACAAACTACTTTCACATGAACTTTCTAGCAGGGATGTCCCCTTAAGAGTAAAATTTGGAATCTCACTGAAAGGTTTTCTGCAATgagtacattttttaatttttccagcaCCTACCATATgacttctgttaaaaaaaattacatggacAATATATGATTACCTCATTAATATTCTGAAGTTTATTCATAGGCATTGGATTAACACTATTACCAAATTCAGGTAATATACTAGTTTTCTGTCATGTCTATAATGTTTGAAAGTCAATGCCAGGATTAGTTCACAACACAGCTTCTCCATAGGTACTACTAAAACAGTAGTACCAGAAAGGCAGTTAAATAGCACTGTCAAAAATTCAATTATATTAGAACCACTAAACATCTATCTCACATTAAAGTTCAGATTTGGTAAAAGCAGAATAACTATAATTCGTACCATGcttgttttatttgcttgtttgtaaAATTACAAGACATGCTAGAATTCCCTCAAGGCACTCTGTTTCCTCTCATGAGTACAAATTACCTGAGATCTCTTCTGGGATTTGTATTCTGATCTTCAAAGTTCTGGTTCTCCCATTTGTCTCCTAAAATATAGACCCAGAACAGTCATTATGAATCATCATCACTTCAGAATGAATGGGATTGACAATGTGGACAATggtaatgcaacaataaaaattatgtaaacaaGGGGATAAAAAAGAATTATGGTGTTTATGCTGCTCAGTATGACATTAGACTGAATTTATTTCCCAAAGTACTCCCTTTACACATTTGAAatcaatgaggaaaaaataaaaacctcccagGTGCTCTGCATTTGATTATATAATGAAACATCATCCTTACCTATAGAAGCCAGGTTCCTAAGGACTTCCTGCATCACATCTCTGTGAAGATTCTTCTGGGAAGGATCCAGCAAAGCCCATTCCTCCTGGGTGAAGTTCACGGCCACATCCTCAAAGACCACTGAGTTCTAAAAAGTCCCACAAAAATGTAGGGCAGGCCAGGAGAAACTGGCAACATGAGGGCTCTGTTTTCAACATGTGAGATGTTCTCACAATTCTTTGTtctccaaatatttatttcattatttggtGATTTAGCTTTGTACTCTCTCTCTGCACTCACTTCCCCAAACAAGCATTCTAACATAAGACTTAAAACTATCCAGAAAAGCATCATTAGAGGAAAAACGCCCTTCTTGTTTTAGAGTTCGTGGAGTAAAGTTTGCTTATAGGTCACCCCTAACATCTTTGCAGGCTGCATGTCTACTACATGGAATAATGAAGCCCTAATATCTCCTTTGCAGAAGAGAGTGAATATTAGTTCTTCTGACAGTATCTATCCTTAAAAATCCCTGATGACAAAGTGGTACTCTAGCTGGTAGGGGGAGCTAAAAATTTGGGAGGGATCCTGAAGTGTTATGGAACATAATATTCATGCATGATAGCCCAtgaagagaaatggagagaggtgcagcttgggaggagggagagaaaactAGCCAAGGATTAACCTCCTAGCAGACCCTTTCCTGATAAggatgggccctgggggaaaggaacagatactgaaagc
This DNA window, taken from Sciurus carolinensis chromosome 19 unlocalized genomic scaffold, mSciCar1.2 SUPER_34, whole genome shotgun sequence, encodes the following:
- the LOC124973413 gene encoding zinc finger protein 878-like, with the protein product MSGLPRRQEMNSVVFEDVAVNFTQEEWALLDPSQKNLHRDVMQEVLRNLASIGDKWENQNFEDQNTNPRRDLRPIISHSANKPLENEECGGKPYEFKRNRKSFMSLSNVQRKVSVYTVNGSYGCLTCGEEFSSSRCFEKYQDSYTREKLYGCKQGGKSFTSSNDFHYIHVSHSGETACRCKHCWEGFISLADLKVHEQTHNVEKPHRCKQCGKAFTTSSSLQIHERTHTGDKPYECKQCGKAFSTSSYLQIHKRTHTGEKPYECKQCGKAFTTSSSLQIHERTHTGEKPYDCKQCGKAFTQSSQLHTHERTHTGKKPYECKQCGKSLGSFSYLRIHERTHTGEKPYQCKQCGKAFTMSSYLQIHKRTHTGEKPYECKHCGKAFSSSTCLRIHERTHTGEKPYECKQCGKAFSSSTCLKIHDRTHTGEKPYECKQCGKAFSSSTCLKIHDRTHTGEKPYECRQCGKAFSSSGCLKIHERTHTGEKPYECKQCGKAFASSGNLHPHEKTHTGEKPYECKQCGKAFASSSNLHSHEKSHTGDNPFVCQPCGKIFSGPPYLHVHEQIHTA